Part of the Terriglobales bacterium genome is shown below.
CCTCGAAGAAGCCCTCCACGGTGCGTTTGCCGGTGCAGAACTCGCGGTCGCGGGGATCGATGTCACTGGTCAACAAGCCGGCGCTATTCGCGTCGGTGCGGGCCATCACCAGCGTGGGGACGCCCAGGACGTCGGCCGCCAGCCGCGCCGCAATCAGTTTTTGGATGAACTCGCTAGTCGGCACCACCACTTTTCCGCCCAGGTGGCCGCACTTCTTGGCCGACGAGAGCTGGTCCTCGAAGTGGACGCAGGCCGCGCCCGCCTCGATCATTGCCTTCATGAGCTCGAAAGCGTTGAGCGTTCCGCCGAAGCCGGCTTCGGCATCGGCGACTAGGGGCGCGAACCAGTAGATGCCGTTCCTGCCTTCGGCATGATGGATCTGGTCGGCGCGCTGCAGCGCGTTGTTGATGCGGCGGCAGAGATTGGGGACGCTGTCGGCCGGGTAGAGGCTCTGATCTGGATACATCTGGCCGGCGTCGTTGGCGTCGGCGGCCGCCTGCCAGCCGCTGACGTAGATGCTGCGCAGTCCCGCCTGCACCATCTGCACCGCCTGGTTGCCGGTCATGGCGCCCAGGGCGTGGACGTAACCGGGCTCCTGGAGGAGGCGCCAGAGGCGCTCCGCGCCCAGCCGGGCCAGGGTGTGCTCGACCTGGATGGAACCGCGGAGCCGCTCCACGTCCTGCGCGGAGTAGGGGCGGGTTATGCCCTTCCAGCGCGGGTCGGTGGTCCATGGCTGCGTGAGTTCGTTCCCTTTGCCGTTGCTTCCATTGTTACCCATTGCCTGTCTCCTGTGTCCGTTCCGGGGCGGACCGCCCGCCCCTGGGGGCCCTTGACCCTGTGATGGAGGTCACA
Proteins encoded:
- the aceA gene encoding isocitrate lyase, with product MGNNGSNGKGNELTQPWTTDPRWKGITRPYSAQDVERLRGSIQVEHTLARLGAERLWRLLQEPGYVHALGAMTGNQAVQMVQAGLRSIYVSGWQAAADANDAGQMYPDQSLYPADSVPNLCRRINNALQRADQIHHAEGRNGIYWFAPLVADAEAGFGGTLNAFELMKAMIEAGAACVHFEDQLSSAKKCGHLGGKVVVPTSEFIQKLIAARLAADVLGVPTLVMARTDANSAGLLTSDIDPRDREFCTGKRTVEGFFEVRSGIEAAIARGIAYAPYAELVWCETSEPNLEEALRFAEAVLREHPGKMLAYNCSPSFNWKKKLDEATIAKFQRELSAMGYKYQFVTLAGFHAMNLSLFELARAYKDRGMTAYSRLQEKEFAREHEHGYGAVKHQRFVGTGYFDEVQKVITAGQASTMALHGSTEEEQFTGTKAPQHVPGKDASCQPILGDCPVNVPTQITNRKESAAD